From the Bombus affinis isolate iyBomAffi1 chromosome 4, iyBomAffi1.2, whole genome shotgun sequence genome, the window TCATGCAACGTCGAAACAGCGCGAACAGCGTAAACCAGATCGCTACACAACGGGAAAGGTATTTTGTTCGcatttttttcatctttttttttttattttttcccttGTTTTCAAATAAAGAAAGCCCCGAATATTCCGGCTATCAATTCAGTCTGGGATCAATTTACAGAGTGTACGCGGGTGTTTCGGTCAGCGAAACGCCGGTCCCAATTCGCGCGAGCTATTTTTGCACGCTGCGGTCTGCGCAGTCTACCTGCCCGCGTAAATATACAAGCAGCGGCCGTGCTGCAATTTTGAAGCCTGTCGCGCATAAATAAAGTGAACTCGAGCGTGGAAATTAATTAGCGTGCCGACCAAGGGGCAAAGTATAGGGAAAATTCACCGGCATCGCCATTTAATTGACAAACAAATTTCATTAGCGCGTGCAAGCTACGCGTGTAAGCCCTTTCCGTCTAATTAGTACTAGTTTATTGAACGTTGACCGTGCTGTTACAATTTTCCGTGCTTTAATCTTGTGAATGTAATATCaacttttcaatttctttttgttACTTTACTCTTCCTTTCGATTTTTAACTTTACGTATGTCGAATTACAAAAAGAACGATGATTTCGATATCGAGAGATCTGACTGCAGGCTAGAATCTTATTGCGAACGAAATTTAGGTAAATTCCTAACTTTTcgcaaaataaaaattaaaaaaatgtattatatatgtacatgtctTTCAAATCTTGCCTAAATCAAAGTGCGAAATTACGTTTAATTATGTATTTCTAGAGAGTTTAGGATCCGACGATATTTCTCACTGATCGAATTAAGAGAAATTCCGTTGGAGCTCGTTCGCGTCGACGAATGACGAGCAGTGATCGATTGTGAAACCACGGACCAGTTAAAGGGGACAGTCGGGGACATATGGAAGATTGTTGCAAAAGTATACGGCGTCAGGGTGTACATATAACGCCTTCAAATTACAGACTGGCCAAGGACCATCCATCACAACTGGGCCCATGGGACTTACGGTCTTTGCGCACCGCCCCAACGTTTAAGTCGTTAGCAATTTCCTGCACGGGACTATTTTCGGCCCCAAATTCCATATGGCCCGATAATATCCGATAATACGGTCCGACCAGGCAGATTGGAATGGAGGGGATGTTCGTTTTGTCTCGCCGATAGTCGTGTCCGGTCGTATTACCCATACGAAACCCCCACTTTTGTTGAAATTTCACGTCCGTTCGAACTGTATCTTTATACATTGTCGACTGACCGTTTCGCTACGATCGAGAATGGCGAGTCGCCTCCAATAACAGTAATCTCCACTGGAAACGCCTTTGTTTAAGTAATTCGACTCTAAAGATTGTAAGCTATCTCGTAAGCTTCCCTTTACGGACACGCTTCGCTTCTAATTTCCTATTACCTTCGACGAATGGAGAAATGGAATTTTCGCTGGCCGAATACGAACGAGTTCTCGATGAGGTGTTCGTATAGTTAGGAGATTACATTCGATAATTTAATTTTGTTGGCGAAAGTATTCTTTTAATAAGAAATTGTATCGGTATAATCGGAATTATTTGTTACCCTACTctgatattttaaatacaaacgATAGTGCTTTAATATTGTAGAATTCTAATAGTAAGATATCTTTAATATCGCTTTTTAcggtaatatttttataaatactttgTCCCGTTTCTTCCGATTTAAATATTGTATGTAAAAATGCAATAACATTTTCGAATAATATGCTTCTTTTTCGAGTTGTGCGAATTTATCGGTATAGCAGATTTCATTGCTGTAGATAGTACCGGGAAACATCACTAGGTGGCAGTAGCGCACAGAACTCGAACGCTCCTCCGATAATATCTTACAAATACTATTCGTACATAGTGTATTACCTTCTATACGTCTTCTAGATAAAAGATTCGACACAGAAACAAAGACGATTTGTACACAAACTACCATCGAAGCTATCCAATTGAACGAGAAAAATCACTACGATAATAAACTATCGACTGACGCGAATCATTTCGCTCCGTCGTGCGTTCATTTCGAAGAAAAAAAATTGCCGGCATTTCGGTGTATCGACGAGGATCCTGCTCCCCAATGCCTGATCGAGGAAACCCTCGCCAGAGGGACTGAGGTATGCAAAgagtatgtatattaaaatattgcaaAATTCTCGAACAAAAATTCGAACGATCCGTCGGAACTTCCAATCGTGTGTTATTGAATTTGAAGTATTTAAACATTCAAAATTGATATCAGTTTTCGTTATATAGATTGCTTCTCGGAGACTCTTCGTTTATACATCCACTCAAATAAgatttttgttttcaatttATACTCAATTTATAGGTTTGGCAAGTATGTGAAAGGCTCGCCATTTTTAAATACACACACGTAGTACGGTATTCGTCTTGCACGGGTAACAAGTTGAACAaaagggaaaaataaaaaagaaaaaatacatctCCAATGTATAAGAGTTTCCGTAAAATCCACTCGACTATTCAATTCAAATTTCGACGGAAAACAAACAACGACTTTTCCACAATATCAGCCGGCGTACCTAATGtaaattttccttttttgcCGGAATGAAATATCCACGTCGAATCGAATCAGCGCATCGAGCAGCGGACAAAGGGGAAAATATCGTCAAACAAGGAGGCCGGGTGAGTTTATAGAGAATATATAAAAGCGGTCTGTTTCCttcattttttctctttttttttttttttcatttttttgtcGAAAAAGTCTGACGATTTTTCCAGCCAGCCAGAAATTCAAGGGAAATTCGATCGCGCGAAAATATGCCAAAATTAATCGTAGCCGTggattaatgaaatttttcttcAAACTCGTATCTACTTATACAGGGTGTAACAAACGTATTTGCAcgacaaaattgaaatttctgGAAGCTAGAACCAAAGAGTGAAGGATctctaatatttaaatatttggccTGTTAATCTTCGAGTATTTTTGAAATAGCAATAAGATTTCAATATCGATTTCCGTGTCtcgttaaattttattaatcctAAATTTGCCCATTAGATACCAGACGATCATATCGGAGCTGGAAGCGAAGCTCACTCGAACGAAGGAAGACCTGGAAGTGGCTTTGAAGGCGAAACCAATCGCGAAAGAGAAGTATAAAAAGTAAAGATACATACGAAACATTCTATTTGTATAAACGATAACGTAATTAAAAAGCGTGTTGCTTAAATCGACTTCTTGTCCAACACAGATTGTTAGAAAACGCGAAGGCAGAAGCACGTAAAGAGAATGAGATGTTGCAAGAAAACATCGTACGTATTTGTACCTCTGTTTTGGAAAATTTTGGTCCCCGTACTGTAGATCAGAGAAGAAGTAGTAATTATCAAATTATATCTCGTAGAAAGTTAAAGTGTCACGAGAGGATTGCGAGTAAATTACGTAAGAAGGTATATATATTAGAATAACAGAGTATTTTCGAAACGAAGACAGCGATGTCACGTGCTTCGCTTTTATCAGTTGCACACGACAGTGGCGAGAATGAACAAATTGAAACGAGAATTAGCCGTGACTCGTAGGAAGCTAAAAAGTAAATGCGAGGAGCACGAGTCGATCAGCGAATGCTTCGACCAGCTGAAGCAAGAAATGGAGGCAACCGAAACGAATTTGAACAATCTAATAAGCGAAAATCTTTCCTTAAAGAGGAAGATAGATGACACGCGGGACTGGTTGCAGCACACCACGGGGAAGGAACACCATAGGGGGAATTCTCGAGACGCGTGTAAGAACAGAGAACTGGCAAATCTGAAGAAAAAAGTGGAGGAGGATTCGGCGACCATTACTCACCTTAAAAACAAGTATTTGAAATTTGCTTAATGAGAAAGAAGTTGTTGGTATTCCGAATTGGCTACAAATTTTATTAGTAATCTTCCTTTTTAATaaactaataaaataatttagacTAGTACGATTGGAGTCGGCGAACGCCAACAAGGGATTTTTACTGAACAGTTACAAAAGTCAGCTGACAGAGTTGACTAAAGAGAAGAATCAATTGGTATCTCAAATGAGCAGCTTGGAGAACGAAGTCAGCAATGTTCGAAACAGTAACTCACAATTAAAAGCAAAGGTATGTATTTCTAAAAGAAATTCTAAAGAAAATACTTTGATAAGCTTAATAATATATGCATAATATGTGTAATATAGTTTAGAATACTTTAATAAagctaattaatttattttattagatttccgttttaaataatgaaaaggATAAACTACTATCAGACAATGAAAAATCGAAGGCGGACTTAAGGGGAAAGGTAAAAAGATTCGTACTACATAGTTTGGTAATTTTTGAGTAAATAAAAGTTGTATCTGATTGGTCAGATGGAAACGCAATGTGCGAAAAAATGTGGCGAGACAGTGCAACAGGAGATTGAAGTTGTTAAAGCTAAATACGAGGAGACTATTAAGTCCACGAAAATGAAGTTGCTGGTTACTAAAACTCAGAATATCGAATACTTAAACGCCATCAAGGTACATATAATGCTGTTACACatactttttatattaattgtttaatttcCGAAATTTCGTACGTTGCGAACAGGTTTTCccataaattaattaatcagttgtatcaataatataattgattaattataaaatgaaatactattattattttttaaattataaaactcTTGATAAGATGTTGCTTGAAATTAGGAATTTTTGAGAAAACTCTACGAACTCCAAGGAGATAGTGAAACGCAAAAGTTTTCGAACGAAAATGAGGCAAGCGAAAGAGAAACTCAAGAAACTATCTGTAATATTTTGAATATGACACCGGATGAATTGTCTGGCTTTATTAATGGAAAGACTAAAAATTCGGTAATCTATTGCTAAAAATTAATAGTTCGAACCGTTAAATGATGTTAAACAAAGATGAATCGTTATAGATTAACCTGTGGATGGTCGAATTAAATCGTATAATCGCGACAAATCAATTCTCTAAAGATCTATCGAAGTTTCTATTGAAAAAGATAACGAAGAAAACAAAGACGTAACAAAGGATCAGAGAAATTTGGGGTTCCACGTGTTCTTTTCAAAATCCTTTCGCTATATATTAATAAACAAAATGTACAATGCAATATTACTTCagatataattttcaaataaatacagttcGCCCTTTCTGAAAATTCCGTCTATATCGCAATATAAAAATCGACTGGAAACCATCACCAACCCTCGTGATACCTACTTTGGCCTTTTAGGCCTAGGTCATCATGAATTTAATCTTTTAAAGCTTACACGCGACAATGAAGAACCAATACATAAATCCTTCTGAAAGAATTCTGTATTGAAAATGCTAATTGTACGTACTAAAGCAAACACCACAAGTGATGATCGTATGAATAACGATAAATAAGTATGAAAAGTAACGGAGAATCCGTAAATCACAATACGCATGATCATACAATTACTTTGAAAGATCTATCCCATGTCTAACTTCGACTAAAACAGCATCCAGTATCGATGCTTGCTTAGAATATTCAGATCTATTTAAATTGCCTATCAAGATTCAATAGAGAAAGACAGTGATGCGTCAAAGCGAACGGTGTCCAAAATCCTTTTCAAAAATCCGCTACTAAATTGTGAAAAAGAGAATTCATTCGGTGATCAATTGTCGCTCTGTAGCTCGCTCGATCCAGTCGCATCCGGTGCCTTCTGCAACTGTGCGCTCTGGAATCTCTCGTATCCGTTAGTCTCCCCAAAGATCTTCCTTCCAGGGATTCTCTCGTCGTCCTTCACGCTCACTTCTGTCGCGATCTGCACTGGCCAAGGCAATTTGCCCTCGTTTCTCATCGAAATCTGATTAGCTAATTTCCTCTCGTTATTCTGATCATACGGATCGTTGTTTCGAAAGGTGTCCAGCGTCACTTTGCGACGACCCTCGTCTTCGGGATAAGGATAAGGCCTCTCGACGAAGCTCGACCTTTTCGAATAGTTGTCATAACCATCGTAAAGGTTTCTATATCGATATCTACTAGGGTCAACGTTCCCTGGAATACGTTTGTAGCTTCCATCCCTAGAAACTGGCGTTCTAGTTCCATCATAGGGTCTAGGATAATTTCTCAGATCCACAGGCTTTCTTACTATTTCCGGCAAGGTGGCATAATAGATGATCCTTTTGGGTTTGGGCGTGGGTCTACTACGACCATATAGATCCAAGTCCTCGTCTCTGTACCGATCGTAATAATAAGAATAATCGTTGGGAACGCGCATGTAATAGTCTCTTTCCATCCTGTAACGATCCGGGTAATAGTAACTGTACCCACGGCGGTAAGATAAAGGATCGTAGTCTCGATCCCTGATAGCGCTTCTGTACCACGGGACGTCATAGTCGTCGTATCCTCTCGTAACTGGCATATCTCGTGCTTCTCGTTGTTCGTAACTTCTCCTGTGCTGGCTGGTCACGAAATCGGCTCTTGGAGCGTGGTAACCTCTTGCGTTTGCTAATTCTTCGCCGTCTGCCGTTTGGTGCATTGTCTGGTCCAGGTTACTTCTGTAGGGAAACTCTATAGACAATGGTTGAGTGGACCAATTTTCTGCGGAGCTTAGACGTACTTCTCGGACGTTCTTATTGCTCGATATTTGTTCCAGCCTCGTCTCGTTCTCTGTATCGCGACGAACCCTCGACACGGTCTCCGTTGCTTCATCCGCAGTAGCCTTCGTCGAATCTTTGTCTTCTTCTGGACGGAGGACAGTCATCGCTAGGCCCGCTTTAAATATCTTGTCCCGGTGCTCTGCGTTATTCGTTTCGCCACGACTTTCGTATCGGTCGTAGGGCTCTTCGAACGTAGGTTCGAATCGATCAAGGTATTTCTGGTTGAACACAGAGTGTGGTTTGGATGTTGCAACAGTGTTGGATTCGATAAATTTCGATTGGTCGGCTTTTAGGTTACTTTGAGCGGTTTCgaagggattgagatgaccaaccccgctcacgctgcgaacttcgaacgcggaagagtcgagccgtggccatgatgggttattccaggaatcggtcgcgtatggcaggatctgccatgctttaccgatcccagccgcgtcgatttccgtcaacaggcacagtaacggagatatttggaacagaagcagccgcatattcgtctatctgaaattaaagagatgatttcatgtagaagatacaaattcgttccctgatattgaaatgccgaacacgaggaaaatgagacatgcaaatgacaaagtcgatgatcaataggaagatgacataaacaattgtagattgcaaagaaaattttgaaaaatgatacgtgttctaataatagaatataaatgataaaaaggagaatgtaattgccattcttctatgtattttaatttatgagacgtaacttctgaatgacctgtaatagctttaaatacatttactgGAACTGGCCAAGCATAGAAAAAGGAGGCttaagagagaaaaaaagggaataGATGAAATCGTGAATTATCAGTCTAAATGAACCGTGAATGTCAACCTAAGCTTTCACCAAAACCCTAGTGAAACCATGAAAGCACCATGGCAGACGTTTAATGACCGTTCCGTCCGGTAAATCTACGCGCTCAGATGAAATCGTGTCCCCGACCGCGTCGTCGATTCCCCATAACAAATATAATTTCCCAGCCGTTTCCGCGGCATTATGCGCCGAGTTCCGGACTACGCGTAGATCCGGTAGCGCGATTGTTCACTCGACTACATTTACCATAGCATCCTCCCGCGAAATCGAACTAGAATTCGACTCGACACGCGTACGCGCGCAACCACTGAAAGTTCAACGCACCAGTACCGTCAGacgattcgaaacttgtgaatcatctgctaacgatacgtatccaccgtcaaaattttgcattgcaataatttttcataacgttgcaacgatcgctaattttcaatatacatgtatgatcgTAATAAAGAGTGTCTACTCTTCTTAGGCTGTtatttgtacaacattatacggaaatgtatgttttacgtgatatggcttCTCTCGACGCGTGGATCCATTGGGAAAACTGCTATATTTATGGTAACTTAATCGTTACAATAATATAAGAACACGTAAAACCGACTCAAAGTTGTAAAAACATGCTGATGTATATGCTTGATACAACTCAagtgtattatatacgtttgaagcatcaccgcccattactacaccatcaacatcaatcatgttctacaccacggtcattcttctgcaaaaaacgataattaaaagagaaagagaaagaagaattactgcacaaacttcgacaaccatgggacttccgtatacatatacaagaatgagatcaccgtgaaattgtcttatcttgttcttttaatcgcgaaaaatctgtccgtaagttcgtggaccgtgtcgaacagaacgctatatacgaggCAGGACGGGTTTTTGTCCGACTGTTGCACGGTTAAGAGCACGACGAGCAACACTGTTCGTGGCGATAAAATGAAGgtaaaaaaatgcaacgaggaaacaaaggatagaacgtcagacatagcggaacaaatcttcggcaggaagatcttctccgttaacatcgactccgcacagttacgctcgctcttttacagttagcctcgcggacctgtcttaatttgtaactacgtttcgggacatcctcaacacgttccccaacgcgtaggcttcatacgacaaattcaatgtcatagtggtttaagtcgtaatttcgaatgtttgaattcatttttactctCAAACATATCTTCCCTCTGGTTTTAGAACCGATTAAGTCGTAACTTTATTCTCTATCATTTCTGTTTCCACGGTTTGAATagatgtaatctatttttacggtaataaacacagaagattatttgatgaaaactggcaatggcctaacttacaccactatgattctcaaccctgttttccaaattgtgttatataatattttatgaaatgttggtgccatagaggatgaaacgatcttaggcgaatcaaacatcttattttcctttacgccattcaaattataaaatatgcaaactttttaacatttaactccgctgtctcattatgtcgattccgtcaactgtacgtatgctgatgaacagtagttaattgtcggtttcacgatgggatttcgaagaggaaattggataacggataggtgaggggctctgaagtaggataagaacgtaattgtaactcgacttttgatgattCATTGCCTAGCTAGCGATCGAGAGCGTGACTGGTGATGTAGGATACtgaggaaagttaattaaacttagcttcattacgtagagtaaataagatgtttgattgcagtagaaattgtcacatatttgataaatgttagatttctatatataagaaaaatgtataaaagatatgtaagagtataagactatttctaagaaaggtaaattatgggtttttcatcaaatgtttgaatcaaCTTTGTTAAAGCATTCCTTAATTTAACCATTTAGATGTTAACTATCGAGAAACCAGTCCAGTGTATCGTATATCTCATCATTTACATAGGAACAAAATCTCCACGTTCAGGTTgtacagttaattgaaattaaagggacacactgtaactctggcacaactgtccttattttcgcaactaattagcatttgtcccatttcattaaaactttttaacagccggtaaataaattgatggaatttCCTCAGTTCAATTTATGAGtaatgaaaatcaaaattgcttaaaagtaccattcctcgatatctccaaaaatatgtcatttctaaccgtataataatctataagcagagaaatgtcaatgaaaatttaaaacgaaaaagaggtaaatttacctgaattccagagcgtggccggctttcaaatgtcgttgactgttcagagttaccacgcttactacggtccgtgaactacggcttcccggtttaccccggcttcgtatctgcataccgtgtgctgttgtcgccgctaaaacacgctcacccctctactcgcggacttaactaccgttctcaattggtcgctgtttttaactgtagttcttgttccgaaagataggtaaatggcttcctctacgatctacgagccaacacaataaaagatgatcgtttaacgtagcttataggaacaggcagactacgggcacatttacgctccgatcgtgtgtagaacgctaaaagatagaattctgaaaactgtagaacaaacgagcgatagtattgctaaaaagacaagttaagagtacataaatatgtagtaagaggaaagaaaagaccttcaactgacaaacaagtaattgtgtctatcatcatttcgtcaatgcggttaaggatagttatatacatttatacattacattctaagagttacagttgcatgaaacaaaagagaaagtgatgggagcaacttatctgctcatttatcctctgcacgttcggagatgcgcattaacattatcataatcgctcaattgaattatgcttgtattagtatgttttatcttcttcgttaatacgtaagaagtacttcaatatcgaaataatctgtgaaatctaagttatataaaaatatatatactttcaatgtgattatcaatagtttagtttatttaattcaacatatgtatattttcatgaaaacaaaattttacgtcaaattttaacgagcaatagctttcgttttacatctCTATACGGTAATTTTcaggatgcaaaaagaaaaatagagagtctgatctgaaaatagaatgatcttgaataaattgtaaaggatataatagcgctgtcatgcgctatggtgcataaactagggtagaatcaaaagcgtagtagaatgtagattgttaacaaataaaaattaatctaggtgttattaaagaaatttgtttcaccttctaaactttttgatgattggtttactttgaatattttgcatatttttgcatatcacgagcattttgtacatttctatacattcaaattttctatgaatataaaatgatccgcactactatctacttcatagtgtaatctatacgtttaaaatgctccattagaagcttaaatctatcaaaatacagctcctagggaaatgtgaactttcacatgaacacataataacgattttctgattgaaacgtataggcaggtatatactagcataagccaccttcagCATTTGGctgcatggtgcagcactactgTCTCTGAGATATCCTATCcactttcggcatttggccgtatggtgcagcactagctttgtaacatagaaaaccataggtgtcagttcttatttcctctctgatatatgtttactttaatgtcacttattcaggcgcttgatatattgtcagaatgaaattttagtaatgtgcaagtaattgtgagtagattaataaagtataataagatattagattcatgtacatagcttcaagtgacatcaatctttatgtctagtatatacatgtgtattgatctataagtcagtgttaaaataacaaacaaatggcagaagaaggaaagaagatttccttcggttttgcgaaatctattaagaaacctgtgttaaaaaatgctattccacaagaaaaaaagaaagttgattacattgaatgccttgatgagaaaggtattaaagtaatagggtgagttcaaaaagtaaaatttttaatcaagaaatatataacctcaacctaacctataaaaatcaccaatagcggaatatatatatttgaaaacaatttttttatttcagtgaggaagaaaaaaaagatgaacctctaattattccattactaggttcaaaaacctggcatgatagaattgttaataaaatagatgcagacattttccttccgaaggcagataaggaaaaggtaggagacgctagtgttaacgaggcaaaatcaaagctatctaatggaaaaacatcgccaataatatcaataaagaaagagccagttgaagatagcgaaaataaagttgttactttagaagaacAAGCGGcgaaagaaatcattgaggatcTTAAAtcaaagaatgaacatgaaactaaaacaaatgatttaaccttacctttagtagaagatgaatcattaagaggcaaagaacaggtacgttatcaacatattgatgtgcaatgcacagatgtattacatttgcatattataaacatcgttttgtatttttcagtctacgttagaagattatgaaaaaattcctattgatgcttttggtgtagcaatgttgcggggaatgggatggcaaccaggaaagggaattggtagaaatgaaaagtatgaattttactctagattaaattaattatatgtgtttaatacatcacttattggaaagtaaacatagaacatcattttttatttcacaatcgtttattctaactattacagattagtagcagcagtcataccagaattacgaccaaaaggtatgggtcttggagcagacaaagtagcattgcagaagaaaaatacagattccaaaaaagaaaaggaagaagttaaaatcgagaaaggaacatttgtgaaaattatagctggaaaacaaagtaataattatggtcaaatagaaggattcgatgatgatgcaggaaggctcataataaaactagctcttggtggaaatataatatctgtaaatgaatttatggtacagccagtgactaaatcagaatattctaagaactcaaaagttctaagTTAGTATGAAGTATTAGTTTTTCgttaagggacttttaagaaaataaatttgaattggcatatacatataaagacataatcagacatgtagaaaaactaattcaagagtacctgtaagtgtgttgtttcatgcaattttttaaaggtcccttctatttttatacaaaatatgataaatgtagaggttttagcttTTAGTATTTTATgtggttaatttcagatacaaaaaagtatgaggaatataaggacaaggaatccaagggactccagcaaaagatggatagaaaaagatcaatgtcccctgaccccaAAGACAGTGAAGATggtgacaaaagtagtaataaaagaaagaaaatcggaagtacgatgcacaataagaacaagtatgataaagtgggggataaaaaatcagaaagacgaaaaaggcgctccgaatctaatgatgacagcgatagtgattctgaaaagaagagacggagagaaagaagtaactctaataggaacgattcttataaattaaaaagattgaaaaagtcaaagaaacataagaagcacgattgttcatctgaaagatcaagtaaaaaacataaaaagaaagacaaagaaagagaaaacgttagagataagaaacccagagattacgcagacagaaagaaacacaaaagacgagaaagatcaagatctcgatcatttagtaggcagtaatattttccaggaacgtattcggtcattttactttcaagataaattgtacaattttatttatacagattttataataaagtgtatttttacaaaatattatatttcttttcttacccttaactgaaaattacatttaattataatatgtaataatgtttacaattacatcaaagttaatgtcctaaactttatcaataattattaaaaatccccgcgtattgtttacgtaatgttgatatcgagtagtaacatacataacctcaaagaa encodes:
- the LOC126915245 gene encoding G-patch domain and KOW motifs-containing protein-like isoform X8; the protein is MAEEGKKISFGFAKSIKKPVLKNAIPQEKKKVDYIECLDEKGIKVIGEEEKKDEPLIIPLLGSKTWHDRIVNKIDADIFLPKADKEKVGDASVNEAKSKLSNGKTSPIISIKKEPVEDSENKVVTLEEQAAKEIIEDLKSKNEHETKTNDLTLPLVEDESLRGKEQSTLEDYEKIPIDAFGVAMLRGMGWQPGKGIGRNEKLVAAVIPELRPKGMGLGADKVALQKKNTDSKKEKEEVKIEKGTFVKIIAGKQSNNYGQIEGFDDDAGRLIIKLALGGNIISIQKSMRNIRTRNPRDSSKRWIEKDQCPLTPKTVKMVTKVVIKERKSEVRCTIRTSMIKWGIKNQKDEKGAPNLMMTAIVILKRRDGEKEVTLIGTILIN
- the LOC126915245 gene encoding G-patch domain and KOW motifs-containing protein-like isoform X11 encodes the protein MAEEGKKISFGFAKSIKKPVLKNAIPQEKKKVDYIECLDEKGIKVIGEEEKKDEPLIIPLLGSKTWHDRIVNKIDADIFLPKADKEKVGDASVNEAKSKLSNGKTSPIISIKKEPVEDSENKVVTLEEQAAKEIIEDLKSKNEHETKTNDLTLPLVEDESLRGKEQSTLEDYEKIPIDAFGVAMLRGMGWQPGKGIGRNEKLVAAVIPELRPKVASQKKNTDSKKEEEEVKIEKGTLVKIIAGKQSNNYSQIEGFDDDAGRLIIKLALGGNIISIQKSMRNIRTRNPRDSSKRWIEKDQCPLTPKTVKMVTKVVIKERKSEVRCTIRTSMIKWGIKNQKDEKGAPNLMMTAIVILKRRDGEKEVTLIGMILIN
- the LOC126915245 gene encoding G-patch domain and KOW motifs-containing protein-like isoform X4, translating into MAEEGKKISFGFAKSIKKPVLKNAIPQEKKKVDYIECLDEKGIKVIGEEEKKDEPLIIPLLGSKTWHDRIVNKIDADIFLPKADKEKVGDASVNEAKSKLSNGKTSPIISIKKEPVEDSENKVVTLEEQAAKEIIEDLKSKNEHETKTNDLTLPLVEDESLRGKEQSTLEDYEKIPIDAFGVAMLRGMGWQPGKGIGRNEKLVAAVIPELRPKGMGLGADKVALQKKNTDSKKEKEEVKIEKGTFVKIIAGKQNTKKYEEYKDKESKGLEQKMDRKRSMSPDPEDGEDGDKSSNKRKKIGSTMHNKNKYDKVGDKKSERRKRRSESNDDSDSDSEKKRRRERSNSNRNDSYKLKRLKKSKKHKKHDCSSERSSKKHKKKDKERENVRDKKPRDYADRKKHKRRERSRSRSFSRQ
- the LOC126915245 gene encoding G-patch domain and KOW motifs-containing protein-like isoform X10; protein product: MAEEGKKISFGFAKSIKKPVLKNAIPQEKKKVDYIECLDEKGIKVIGEEEKKDEPLIIPLLGSKTWHDRIVNKIDADIFLPKADKEKVGDASVNEAKSKLSNGKTSPIISIKKEPVEDSENKVVTLEEQAAKEIIEDLKSKNEHETKTNDLTLPLVEDESLRGKEQSTLEDYEKIPIDAFGVAMLRGMGWQPGKGIGRNEKLVAAVIPELRPKVASQKKNTDSKKEEEEVKIEKGTLVKIIAGKQSNNYSQIEGFDDDAGRLIIKLALGGNIISVNEFMIQKSMRNIRTRNPRDSSKRWIEKDQCPLTPKTVKMVTKVVIKERKSEVRCTIRTSMIKWGIKNQKDEKGAPNLMMTAIVILKRRDGEKEVTLIGMILIN